The window tttgcttcccCTTGATGACATTCGTGGAGCACATTTTCATACGCTCGCTGGCTGTGTGGCTGTCTTCTTTTGGGAAGCGCCTGATCAGCCGGGCTGtctatttttaaagactgatctgtagttttttaatatatttgggtAGACACGTTGGAGTTTTCGGTTGAGTAACTGCATcataaatcttttcttctgcCCCGTGGCCTCCCTTTTCACAACCCTGATTATGtcttttaaatgaacaaaagctcttgatctcagcagaGTACAACGGATTGTTTCTTTATAGGTCCTGTTGAAAAATCTTTGCTGAGCCCATGTCATGAATACATTCTTCTGTTACCTTCTGGAAGCTGTATCGTTTTAGACATAGACCAATAATCCACGAGATGCCACCACAAATCACCAAAATGTCTGAAATTAAAGACTGCCAACACCAAGGGTTGAATTTAGGAGACGAATGTAAGTGAGCAACGTAACACTTCGGAAATAAACTGTTTACGTAGTCCAGCAAATATGAATTACGCTCTTATAAAGGGATCTCATGGCACACCTCTTTCAATTAATTCAAATCTAAGACTTGAGAATTCAAAGATCCAGAGTTCTGACATTTAGGGAGAGGTAGTTAGAAGGATATCAGCACATGGTGAGAGTTCAGATGACTTTtagtttgtacctttttttgtCTGGGCTGATCCGCAGTAGGTCCCTGTGGGTATGTCTTAATACATGGGGGCCAGGGCGGGGCTCTGGGGAGCCACACGAGTCTCACTATAAAGGCACCTCCTGGAAAGGAGCAGCACAGGACAGACTGGAGCccaaactttgaaaattaaagacgcagggcgcctgggtggctcagccggttaagcgtccggctttggctcaggtcacgatctcaaggtttgtgggttcgagccccgcgtcgggctctgtgctgacggctcggagcctggaacctgcttccgattctgtctccctctctgcctttccccgctcacgctgtctctcaaaaataaacagacattacaAAACAATTTAAAGACGTGTAGGACACCTCAGAAGGCAGAGGGAGTGTTAAGACATTGACCTTGCTCTATCCTCCCGGGTCTAGGGCTATGAGCTTGTTCAAAAGCTATCAGTCTGTTTCTGACTGTTCAAATGTTAAGCATACATTTTGTGCATTGTGTGtgcaatatgttttaaaaaagaaaaaaatcaaagaagctCCCGCTGAGACAGAGTTCACTCAGGAGCCCTGAATTCTGCCAGTGTGAGCCTGGTCGAGCTGTGAGTTCTCAGCTGCTGACCTGCCCAATTAGGTTTCGCAGTGCCAGCCTTATGGTCCAGCTCCTCAGGTCCTGGCTGTCTGGGTACCACTGGGTGAATCTCTGGATTTCTGTGGATGTGAATCTACCTGCCACAAATGCCAACTTTTGGGCCCAGAATCTCAATGAATTGGGATGCTTGGGGtctgggcccaggaatctgcacaaatttcctaatattttcctTGTATTTATACCTTCTATATCTTAAATTATGTCGTAAGGTCCTCCAAGTTCTTTGCATCTCAATATCCAAGGACATCACGGCACATTTGACTTTCTACCTtgtctttggggggggggaacggaGGATGGAAGCAGGGAGTAACTTTGTTTCTTTGCCATCTTCTGACATGAGCATACAGTGGCGTCACAGTGAGGACGAAAACGTGTTAGCACTGGGCTGGGGCTTTTCTGCTCCCGGTCTCCTAGGAGAGGGGCCACACCTGGAGCCCTTGCCTCACCTTCCCTTCTGGTCTGTGTCTTGGGCAGACACGTCAACACCCGTGCCCTGGTTCCCCCTGCAAAACGCAGACGAGGCCCTGAGACATCATAGCGGGGTTGGGAAGGTAAACGTGAGGAAAGGGTTAGATATAAGCTGCTGTTGTCTTTCGAGAAGGCTGCTTTTGCTTACTTATTCATTCGACAAACGTGCCCTGGATGTCTACTGAGCAAGTGCTCTGTTCTTTCTCGGTCCGGCCTGGAACCGCGACAACATTAAGAGTGAAGAACCTTCCTCAGCGCAGCCCTAACGTGTCCCGCTAAGTGCCAGCACATGGGGTCTTCACGACGTTCCCGCAAACAGGCGTCACCGCCCCACGTTTGACAGGACACGAGACACACCTTGCACGCAGCCGCAGAGCAAAGGCGGCAGAGCTGGGGTTCACACCTGGCACGCTGGGCCACTCACCGCCACACAACCCCTCCCGCCGGCTGGCGCCAGACCCTGCTGCCTCGTGCGGTCACCTAAGGGGGGGTGAGGCACGGCGGGATGGAACGGGAAGATTCTCCCTTGTGAGAAAATCGACTGAGACGGTCGACTCTTCTCTAGTAACGAGGCAGATGCAGAGCAGGGACCTGGGTGGTACCGAATCCTGTCCACCTCGGGCTTCACTTAATCCTCAGTGCCCGAGGAGCATCCAGGGCCCTTGGCGAACTGGCCAGTGTCCTGCCTCGGGACAGGCTCCCCGGCCACTGGGGACTGTGCCAGGCCAGGAGCCTTGCCCACGCAACTTCACGATGATTCTGAAATGCAATTATTTACAGGTTTGTAACTGGTATCTGGAACGTTTGTTCAGACAGCCCTAAATATAGTATGTTACTCTCTCTGCTTTGCGAGGCAACACAAGTTCGAGCCAAAGGTTCCCTCCGGTCAAATTCAAGCGGATGCTTCGCTGGCACCAGACGCACCGCTTTCGAAGCAAAAGACCAAGAACACAATTCTTGGCAGCTCTAGAGCTGGACTCGGTCTCATCATCTAAAGAAAAACCTTCAGGTCCCTGCAAGGAAACAGCCACCCCAACAAGTTAATCCTTAAGGAACAAAAGGACCCTCAGAAGAAAAGCAATTTATTCTAAGACACGGAAAGCTGATCAGATTTTGCATCCCATTCGAAGGTATCTTCGACATTTTTAAGGAGACACAAGTCAAGATTATGGGGATAAAAATATTCAAGTTACCCCCTGGACTCTGAAGCATATGCAAATGAAGTCGGAGCGCTCTGACTGCCTACCTGAGAGTTGCTGAAGGGACACAAACCATCATTTGCTGCCAGACCTTGTCGgtattgaagggaaaaaaatcccacgTGTAAGAGGCACCGAGTTGATGGAAAGCCTCAAGAAATGTCAACTAGTCAAACGGAAGTCTATCTTTAGACTGCGCTCTCTTCGCTAACGTGGCTAAAAATGCCCGCAGGGTATGGAGATTGATTCCCCTGGCTCTTCTAGCGTCTGCCTACCATGATGTCATAAAGTAGCTACTGTGTCAAGATACATACGATACCAAAGAGGGGCAGTTACGGAAGCATTTTTCTTTCGTAGCTGAGAATCATCATATGCAGAAACAACAGGTTTTCAAGTATATCAGAAAGAGAAGCTGTACAACCAAAGCTAATTACACAAGGACTTTTTACACCAAGGAGGCTTGAAAACACCAGATTCCCGGAAAACAGACTTGAAGATTTAAATCGCGGGGCCCCcggggcggctcagttggttggttcagcggccgacttcggctcaggtcgtgatctcgcgattcgtgggtgcgagccccacgtcgggctctgtgctgacagctcagagcctggagcctgcttcggctcctctgtctccctccctctctgcccctccccggcttgtgttctgtctctctcaaaaataaacataaaaaatttaaactgctCAAGATTTCTAAGTTGTTTTGCATTCTAAATCACCCTAATTCAATTAGAATTAGCAAGACTGATCTTCTTCTAGCAAGCACAGGGCTTTTGTTATTTGTGAAGCTCCTGCTGACTTTTCCACGTTCGGTGTCCCCAGTTCTTCAGGCGACCATGGTTAGAAATGGAAATGACATTTTATCCATTAATAATTTATCCTGCCCGTTTCGTACTGGATGGGTGCTATGGTAGAGACCACAACATCCGCCAGGGTGATTCTGAGCACACGGCTGGGTCTGACGGGACATCTCTACACAaccacaccccgccccccgcctgccCTCAGATCCCTTCAGATTTAAGATTTTGACGGACAGAGTTTCTCAGTACACGAATATGCTTTGTGTCATTCCTTAAAGCCTCTTCTACAAAAAGGCAAAGGGAGAATACAAATGCGTGGCTACCGGGCAGCTTCTCACTTTTATCCTGGGGAGGAAACAATCTGGTTCTTAGCGCCAGGGAGACCACAGGCCCGGGGACCTCACCACAAGGCTGGGTGGCGAGGTGGGGGGAGCCCGGCACGGGCTTCTGCTGTTTTTACAAGGATGTAGGAGGTGTGTGCACTTGGGAAACGTGTTTTTGTTCTTCTAAACCTACATTCCTCCTTTTGGAACATTTAACACGCTTTCTTCTGAAAACCTAAGCCTGACTCAGCCGCAGAGCGGGAACCTGGTTCCGGGCCGAAATCCCGACGGGAGGGAGGCACGGCTTTCCTGGGAAGCTGGTGGGAAAAATGAGCACAAGAATCCCACAGGGAGGTGAACACAAGGTGCAAGAGTCGGTCTTGAAAATGCCTCCCGAGTTACAGCCCTGGCCACACCTTCATTCCACCCAGCTCTGCCAGCTCCCCTTGGCCTTGGGCCGCTGTAGCACGTGCTACAGGAAAAGAGCTTTTCCCGGGAAAAGAGCTTTCTTTGGTGGTAAATGCTCCCTTTCCGAAACAAACACAGACCCACTCGGAACGAGACGGCTCCCCGCTCTCCGACCCGTCACCCCTCTGTCCGCGTCCTCACGTGAAGGAACACCAGCTTCAGAagctgagggggaggggtgtCCGAAGAAAGGGCGGAGAAAAGGACGCCTGCAGGAGAGAACAAATGCCGCGGTACCACAGAGCCCCCTCGTCCTCTCCTCGGATTGCGTTACAGAGCTTGACCACCTGTTCCAACCACAGAGCTCGCAGAGCTCTGTGAAGCGCGGGGAGTCTAAGTTCGGTGTTGCTTTTGTTGCttcaaatacaaaagaaacaattaCAGAACAGATTAGAACCAGTTGGATCATCATGCGAGTGAGTTAGGAGTTGGGACTGATTTCCGCCTCTCAAAGGTCATCTTAATACGGTTCCCTTTTCCCCTTTGCGGTCCCACAGGTTCACGAGCTTTCTGGTTGACTGAGAAGCATCACAGCCGCGCTCCCGCGCGAATTCCTACTTTCAGCAGTGGCTGTTTTCACCCTTCACGATGAAGGTTTCTCAGGCGACGGTGGCATCGTTCCCACTGTGTGGTCGCGGCAGCGACGTGCGCCCGACGGGCGTGGGGCCGCGCGGTTCAGGGCTGCAGGCTCCCCACCGCGGACACCAGCCCGCCGTGCACCCGATCCCGGGACCGGACACGAACCCAAACGGGACGAAAAGTCACAAACACTCAAGTACCAGATCTGGGCTTTTTCTGTTAAAGGTAGTTCGTAAGACTTAAGAAGCATTCTCTCCAGATTATAAAAGGTTAAAACTGTTTAATAGGAACAATCTTGGACAGGCAGAAACAGCTTTGATTTGGAGGATTAGAGCAACATACAACTGGGAAGGACTCCACAGGGGCAGTCGGATGGGACAGTCTGCACCTCTTCTAGCGACTGCATTAAAAAGCCGGCAGATGGACATCCTGCCCTCTGTCAGGACACGTGCCACCTCTGAGAACGGCCAGCTCTCCACACGGGCTATGGGAGAGATGTTATTTACACTGAAAAATAGCTTTCTTCTTCCGTGCAGTGGACATAGCCAGAGAGCAGTCACTAACACCCCTCCCTAGCACAGGTGCAGGACAGCTTTATTGATCTCCGGGTTTGTCCAGTCATTCCGAATGTCATCTAGGTGGTTATCGAAATCCACAAGTGTTTCGTACGACCGGCTGTCCAGGAGCGACGCGGAGATCCTCTGGGCCTCTGGCCAGTCTTCACAGTAATCACTACAAGGCGAAACAGGAGAGATCAGGCCCTCGGCAAAGAACAGGTGGCTTTCCAACAGAGCACACAGAAAACCGGCCACACACACAGTGGGACAAAGGAAGACAGTCACGGATGCCAGCACCCACGAATGTTTTAAACAAAGATGTGCCTAAAGAGCACGGGGCATGGTTGAGAAACGAAGGAGCCCCTTCCAAACGAAATTCTGAAGAAGCCGGAGGGGGATGGCAGATGCTTTCAGAGTGCTTATAAATAACCACAGCAGAGGCCCGGAAAAgggggcccgggggcggggcggggacctCGGAGTAGCGCTCAGCTTCTCTCAGGAGCCAGGGAGCATGCACGCTTTCTGTGTGAGGTCTGTACACCCCCCTGGAGAATACGCTCTCTCGAAACCAGAGGCCGGGCCGGCTTTCCCGGGGGAGCAGCCCCCAGCACACCGCACGGGGCCGCCCCGAGGACACGGCACTCACTAGTGTGGGTCTCTGCACCGCCACTTGTTTTCATGGTGCTCGTACACGTGGATCGTGGGTACCACGCAGTCCATCGTGAACTTGGTGTTGTCCACCTGCGCACAAGACAAAGGACGCGCTCGTGAACAGAGCTGAAGGGGAGCGGCAGCCGGCACCCTGGTGGAAGGCCTCAGGCGCCTCCTCGTGGCTCGAGGCGGCAGCGGAAGCCCCCGGCCCGGACAGAAACCCCCACACGGTGCGCGGACTCCGCAAACCCGACGCGTGCCATCACACCTCGAGTGGCCCGAGATTAACTGTTACGGAGAATAAGTGCTCAGTACTTCACAGCTTTCTCACAAAAGCAGAGCTTCTGCCCCCCTGTTAGAAGTCTGTCTGGACTGAGGTTGTGTACCAAGGGTTTGATGTTTGCTACCGTCTGCCtgacttcttccttccctctgggcTGTCGGCTGCTCTGATTCAACGGCTCTCACACTGGAGcgtgcatcagaatcatctggaagctTATTCAAGCAGCCTGCTGGgccctgagaatctgcatttccgACACGTTCCCAGGTGGTGCTGATGCcgctggcacagagccccactctgAGGACCACTGAGCTGGAACGACCGCCCCTCCTGGAGGCGTGGAGTGGGCCGCGCCCCAGCGGCATTCACACTGCGCCTGCGGGTCTGCAGCCGGGAGGAGGCCACGAAGGGCGGCACTGGTCTGACGGAGCCTCTGCGGAGAGGAGACCGCTTACACGAGAAAGCTCCGCGTGAGCAAGAGAACGCTCGGCAGCCGGTCCGGCCACAGAAAACGCGACAGCGCCCAAGAGTGACTCACCATGACGAGGGCGGTATCGCCGAAGCCCTCGGCGATTCTGGAGGCCACCTTCTCTGCAACCTGGTTCGGACTGCAAAAGACGCGGCAGTGAGCTGACAGTCGTTCTAGTGGACGCCGTCCAACAGTCTCCCCCGGGGCAGGGCTCACAAGCACGGAGGCAGAGGGCGGTGCCGGTAACCTGTGCGCGCTCGTCACGCCTGCTAAGGCGGCTTCTGGCCGTCGCGGTCAGCCGCAGGGACTTGTGCCGAGGGCAGGGAGTGCTGTCGGGCCACGGGGAGCACGGCGCGAAGCGGGCCCTTGCCTTCCGGCAGAGGCACCCTGAGCAGAAGGGCCCCCTGGAGCCAGCGGAGAGGAGAGCGCAGCACACGCTCGGAGCTCCCGCCCTCTGACGCCTCCCTGGCCGCCCGCTTCATCACACACCTACTCACAGAGGGACTCCATCTACCTCTCGGCTGCTGGCAATGGAGTCGGCCgccttttcttttaagtttaaacATTTCTAGGCCATTCCAAATCTTCTCCACGCTCGTCAGCCTCCAATCGCTGGCTCCGGCCCATCCCGACCTCGATAAGTGACAACTTGCACCCTTGAGTCCATAGAGCAGACCAGAGAGGCTCCCGCATCATCCCTGCACTACCCTCACCGCCCTGGCTGTTTTCTGATCCCATCTCAGGCAGAGGCCTCCTCGCACCCGGGGGCCCCTCCACGCAGACCTCCTCCTCAGGGGTCTCCTTTAGTGGCCCCTGCCCCGCTCCAAATTTGAGCCGGTCTCTTCCTCCATGGGAAAAAACACTGTTTGCCTGGTTCCCGCTGTCCAACCTTTCACccgtgtttcttaaatttcaaccAATCTCACTCTTGAATAAGCCGGCAGTCTTGTCTCTTCGTGCCACGGGGGTACCCACCCCCTTACCTTCGAGGGTCTGCACCCCGGAGGCCTGCCAAGCACCCTCATCCTCCCCCCCGCCCTGCGGCCCAGCTGGAACCTCCCGCTCTACCTTCTCTGACGGCCCACTCCCCCTTGACCCTCACCGGGTGCTGGAGACTCTTCCCTTGCCTCggcctcctctgctctcctcccacTCACTGTGCTCAGGCTGTCACCCTACACCTGGGTTTTTCCAAAACTGCTTCCTAACCGGCCTCGTTTTCTAGGCTCTTATCTCGTGTATGTTCAGATCAAACTTCCTAAAATGAAACTTCCAGTCTGTTTCCTGCGACTCATCAAAGCTTGGGAGAGAAGAGTCCACTGTGCTCAGCTTCGTGCGTCCCGCCTTTCTCCCTGTGGACCAGCTACCGTTCCTACACACAGGAGCAGTGCTTTGTGTGTCTTCAACGTCAGTGCAACGGCCTGCATACGGTCTCCCTCGCGTGCTCCTCCCCGGCACTCACGCTGTTCCCTGTTCGGGATGCCCTTCCAACCTGCTCTCTGCTTACCGAATCCCTTCCCGTCCACGATGCCCAGAAAACTCTGTTCTCGCCACACTGCCCCGGCGGGGGTCCATCTGGCCTGCCTCTAAACTGTTTATTCCTGAAGTGCTTTAACGCCTAACCCTTGGCGCACAGATCTTTCTGTGCATCTTATTTTTGCCCCGCACAATGAAGAGTCTCAGCTTTTTGAATCAAGGATGGAGACATAATATATTTTAACGGCCACAAAAACACATGGGTAATTATGGGGTTTACCTAAGGAAACATACGATTATGCTGTGACtgagctgggaaaaaaaaaaaaaagtccgatTAATAATGTCTTAGGAAAATgaggtattttatttaattactccATTTTCACGTCCAAAATTGAGAATTTGCAGTGATGTGATGCCTCTAAGTCTGCAGGATTAGAAAAAATGACGCAAAAACAACAGAGCAGTCTAAAGGAGAACGGGCCCCAGGGGCTGCTGTCCCTCAGGCCACCACGGAAAGCCTGGCAAGGGACGCACAGCCGTGCCGCATTTACCAGGAGCCGGCAGGCACCCAGTTACCACGGCTCGAGTGGCGAATGGCAAGGAGGGGGACTGGAGCCACGGAGGAGGCCTGCCTATTCACCCACGAAACGCGGGCCAGACACAATCCGACGTCCCTAACTCACGCCTCAGATGCAGAGAAAAGAAGTCGCTGTTTGCTAAGGAAGCGATCTTCTGAGACTCGTGAAGCTTCTGCCATGAAGACACTTCTAAAACCATCGTCCTGACATTTATGATGACCACTCATAGTAGCTAGCGACTTTTATCAGGAAGGGGTCAAGaaacattcattaaaaacaacaacgacCTCTTCAGATGCCCCgaaactcaaatttaaaatgcattcttttgAAAAAAGTCAAATTGCAGTTAATGAgctgaaaaagtatttgaaagaaaTGCCACTTTACAGTTTTGGCATCACGCACTTACTCTCAAATCCTGACCAGCCTCAGCCCTGACTGCCTTCCTAATGTGGGACTGTCACTTTATGGGAGCAGCGTCACCCCCTTGCTTCTTCCTAGGCCGGGTCACCCCCTTGTTCCCGTCAAGACTCGGCTCAAAGAAACCTCCAGGCGCACCCTGGAGGCAGAGACCCCTTTGCCAatccccttccccgctcgcaaAGCCAGAAATCTGCTTGAACTGAGATCGCACATTCTCGACCTAAATGCTTTTTTTTGAGCATCTAACCTCAGGCCAGGGCGCTGTGCCTGGTACTGACGTTCACCCACATGTAATCCGAATTAGGAAGCAAAACACCAGTCATTATCAAGTACTAAATAAAACTTGACACGATGCCCTTAAGCTTAATAAAATAGCTACAAACATGTTAcgcctcaaaatattaaaatatgcattggtttttttaaaaactatgtttcctggggtgccttggtggctcaggcgGTTCAGTGtgcgactcttcatttcagctcgggtcatgacctcacggttcatgggttcgagccccgcgtcgggctctgtgctgacagctcggaacctggagcctggagcctgcttcggattctgtggctccctctctcgctgcccctcccctgctcgtcctctgtctctctcactctcaaaaataaataataaaacattaaaaatacaactatgtctcctatgttgtacttttcatctctgtggcttatttatttaaattttatttatttattttgagagcgagagagggagaaagagaatcccaagcaggctctgtgctgtcagggcagagcctgatgtggggcttgaactcaagaactgtgagatcacaccctgagcccaaatcaagagtcagatgcttaaccgactgagccacccaggtgccccttgtgactcattgattttgtaatttaaagtctgtacctcttaatccccttcatctatttcacctagccccccacccacctaccctctggtgaccaccagCTTATCCCCTGTATTTAATAGTTATtcgttatttatatttattactattactaacaattttttaaaaacatttattcatttttgagagtaagagagacagagcatgagcaggagaggggcagagagtgagacacagaatccgaagcaggctctgagcagtcagcacggagtcttacgtggggcttgaagtcacagactGCAAGaacacgatctgagctgaagtcagacccttaaccaactgagccacccaggcacccctattatttttaaaaagattttatttttaagtaatttctacacctaacatgaggcccaaactcacaaccccgagatcaagaatcgcatgctccactgacaagacagccaggtgccccaagagtttaagattccacatgtaagtgaaatcatatgatatttgtctttctctgacttctttcacttagcataatacccctgaagtccatccatgtggtcaaaaacggcaagatctcattttctatggctgagtactattctatgtgtgtatataccacaccTTCCATATCTGTTCATCTACCGATGGGCACTGAGGTTACTTCCAcggtcttggctattgtaaacagtgCTGCGACCAgcggtgcatgtatcttttctaattattatttttgttttctttaaatacccagtagtggaattactggatcatatggtggttctatttttaactttggggGGCCCTCCACACTGcttccacagaggctgcaccaatttgcattctccaCCAACAGGtcctctttcctccacatcctcaccaacacttggtatttcttatgttgattttagccattctgacagctgtgaggggacatctcattgtggttttgactggtatttccctaatgatgagtgatgccAAGCGTCCTCTCTGTTGGGACTGTTGTGCCTtctgtacgtcttctttggaaaaatgtctattcaggtcctctgctcattatttattattttttttttttggggggggagtgttgagttgtagaagttctttctGCAtcttgggtattaaccccttatgggTTACGTCACTTGCACACATCTTCTCTCACTCACTCGCCTGCctttttttgttggtggtttcctcggctgtgcaaaagctttttcttttggtatAGTCCTAATAGTACATTTGAATGATCCTTTTTTGGAAAAAGCAAATCATAGGACTAGTAATAGTAACAGCCCAAAGCTGGCACTTCCAACCAAGCACAAAGCTAAACATGATACACGTTGCTTCACTTTGTCCTCAAGACCAGTTTCTGAGGCGTGAGCTTTAAccaccattttacagacaggacCACTGCAGCCCAAAGAGGTGAATCAGTAAGTCATCTGTGCTTTGAATCCAAGTCTACCTGACTGTAAGGCCCAGGCTGTGAGACAGTCCATCAGCTGGTATTTCTAAAAGGACACATCTTAAGTTAGGTCTGGCTGAGAGACAAGTGAAGGTTTTCCCGGCAAATAGTATTAGACACGGACGTTAGCATAATCGTAGCTCCTGAGCTTCCAAGCTGTGTGTGTGGCGTCTGTGCAGTGACCGTGTCTGCATGGACTTTCCCCACCGGAGTGTCGTGAGGGTTGGAAAGGATGACACACAGTCCCGGCACACACACCGGGAGGataagcgccccccccccccaaatctagCAGAGACTCATCAGAAGGGACTAAAGGGTAACTGGCCCTCTTGTCCCCCAGCGCTCTTTAATCCCCCTACAGATCTGACAAGGGCCTCTTAGTAGGCACGTAAACAGACATAGATGAGAGAATGCAAAACCTCCTGAGC is drawn from Felis catus isolate Fca126 chromosome E2, F.catus_Fca126_mat1.0, whole genome shotgun sequence and contains these coding sequences:
- the EMC8 gene encoding ER membrane protein complex subunit 8 codes for the protein MPGVKLTTQAYCKMVLHGAKYPHCAVNGLLVAEKQKPRKEHLPLGGPGAPHTLFVDCIPLFHGTLALAPMLEVALTLIDSWCKDNSYVIAGYYQANERVKDASPNQVAEKVASRIAEGFGDTALVMVDNTKFTMDCVVPTIHVYEHHENKWRCRDPHYDYCEDWPEAQRISASLLDSRSYETLVDFDNHLDDIRNDWTNPEINKAVLHLC